A window of Anas acuta chromosome 8, bAnaAcu1.1, whole genome shotgun sequence contains these coding sequences:
- the SPATA1 gene encoding spermatogenesis-associated protein 1 isoform X3 gives MSFSQMRPQTSQLVELHVFYVPEEVWNFKLNTVPVALTSKFISAGFIRVSPHITLRVLREKLGEYLGGVAVADKFKFLKCIGKKLAVVKAKQETELELKSFAPPYALYPELYLLPGVEYFEDVYPLSSSTKQRCHFNAEANRYGHGSRLPNLPQQSEKSRPFLESIQSSHQLENKELHSPAEWTEKESVPVLKTNHEQDYNRTALKQTQFRVKDQNGSSGSLFTPSHSNSADRGTGKSYMLLQKSQQNHHSKDQEEHNTPKRNDKAKGNALTLHINHSDEQRQTNQPHQNRMKYQKELNTKLLVTNMENNDRKKDTKLKRDRTRDSGNLEILEDQTTEYIHRNQSLLQYRTSKSVTGPGEKLDNQVDQNKQNNSTCPKEYISPPGPPFLSLSVNPAQVPAFQAEIREEWKKKYFETKKATASLEDVLNKLQQDLEFYHQKLLLQLEARDSRKQLNSKTNLKNNKIIQITRVQHELDQLRRKLDDTKMKLIIEIKMRKQAASDLRALRAELTQKKIHSALILQSGKSGI, from the exons ATGTCATTCAGTCAAATGAGACCTCAGACATCCCAG CTGGTGGAGCTCCATGTTTTTTATGTCCCAGAGGAAGTGTGGAACTTCAAGCTGAATACAGTTCCTGTGGCTCTTACTAGCAAGTTCATCTCAGCTGGATTTATAAG GGTGTCTCCTCACATCACATTAAGAGTGCTACGAGAGAAGCTTGGAGAATACCTGGGTGGAGTTGCAGTTGCAGATAAATTCAAATTTCTAAAATGCATTGGGAAAAAACTAGCAGTG gtaaaagcaaagcaagaaacaGAACTAGAACTGAAGTCATTTGCTCCCccttat GCACTGTATCCTGAATTATATTTATTACCTGGAGTGGAATACTTTGAAGATGTTTATCCGTTATCATCATCAACTAAACAAAGATGCCACTTTAATGCGGAAGCTAATAGGTATGGTCATGGATCGAGACTACCCAATCTTCCCCAGCAAAGTGAAAAAAGCAGACCATTTTTAGAAAGCATACAGAGCAGTCATCAGCTAGAAAATAAGGAACTGCACAGTCCTGCAGAGTGGACTGAGAAAGAATCTGttccagttttgaaaacaaatcatgAGCAAGACTACAACAGGACTGCATTAAAACAGACACAGTTCAGAGTGAAAG ATCAAAATGGATCCAGTGGATCTCTCTTCACACCAAGTCATTCAAATTCTGCAGATCGAGGGACTGGAAAGAGCTATATGCTGTTACAGAAATCCCAGCAAAACCACCATAGCAAAGATCAAGAAGAGCATAATACTCCGAAGAGGAATGACAAAGCCAAGGGAAATGCTCTTACTCTTCACATAAACCACAGTGATGAACAACGCCAGACTAACCAACCACACCAAAATCGCATGAAATACCAAAAAG AACTAAACACCAAACTCCTAGTTacaaacatggaaaataatgaCCGCAAAAAAGATACCAAACTAAAAAGAGACAGAACACGGGATTCTGGAAATCTTGAAATATTAGAAGACCAAACCACAGAATATATACACAGAAACCAAAG TTTGCTGCAGTACAGAACTAGCAAGTCTGTAACTGGTCCTGGTGAAAAACTGGATAATCAG GTAGATCAGAACAAGCAAAACAATTCTACTTGTCCAAAAGAATATATTTCACCTCCTGGTCCACCTTTTCTGTCACTTTCTGTAAACCCAGCTCAGGTTCCTGCATTTCAGGCAGAAA TTCGTgaggaatggaaaaagaaatactttgaaacTAAGAAGGCTACTGCTTCACTGGAGGATGTTTTAAACAAACTGCAACAAGATTTGGAGTTTTACCACCAGAAATTACTCTTGCAATTAGAAGCCAGAGATAGCCGAAAACAACTGAACAGTAAGACAAACTTGAAG AATAACAAAATCATCCAGATTACTAGAGTGCAGCATGAACTCGATCAACTGAGGAGGAAGCTGGATGATACAAAAATGAAGCTCATAATAGAAATTAAG
- the SPATA1 gene encoding spermatogenesis-associated protein 1 isoform X1 — protein MSFSQMRPQTSQLVELHVFYVPEEVWNFKLNTVPVALTSKFISAGFIRVSPHITLRVLREKLGEYLGGVAVADKFKFLKCIGKKLAVVKAKQETELELKSFAPPYALYPELYLLPGVEYFEDVYPLSSSTKQRCHFNAEANRYGHGSRLPNLPQQSEKSRPFLESIQSSHQLENKELHSPAEWTEKESVPVLKTNHEQDYNRTALKQTQFRVKDQNGSSGSLFTPSHSNSADRGTGKSYMLLQKSQQNHHSKDQEEHNTPKRNDKAKGNALTLHINHSDEQRQTNQPHQNRMKYQKELNTKLLVTNMENNDRKKDTKLKRDRTRDSGNLEILEDQTTEYIHRNQSLLQYRTSKSVTGPGEKLDNQVDQNKQNNSTCPKEYISPPGPPFLSLSVNPAQVPAFQAEISRCLINIIIISLENKMVEQLEQMKKDRRHMEKNREELVKKAKGLLEQNKLRRYHVREEWKKKYFETKKATASLEDVLNKLQQDLEFYHQKLLLQLEARDSRKQLNSKTNLKNNKIIQITRVQHELDQLRRKLDDTKMKLIIEIKMRKQAASDLRALRAELTQKKIHSALILQSGKSGI, from the exons ATGTCATTCAGTCAAATGAGACCTCAGACATCCCAG CTGGTGGAGCTCCATGTTTTTTATGTCCCAGAGGAAGTGTGGAACTTCAAGCTGAATACAGTTCCTGTGGCTCTTACTAGCAAGTTCATCTCAGCTGGATTTATAAG GGTGTCTCCTCACATCACATTAAGAGTGCTACGAGAGAAGCTTGGAGAATACCTGGGTGGAGTTGCAGTTGCAGATAAATTCAAATTTCTAAAATGCATTGGGAAAAAACTAGCAGTG gtaaaagcaaagcaagaaacaGAACTAGAACTGAAGTCATTTGCTCCCccttat GCACTGTATCCTGAATTATATTTATTACCTGGAGTGGAATACTTTGAAGATGTTTATCCGTTATCATCATCAACTAAACAAAGATGCCACTTTAATGCGGAAGCTAATAGGTATGGTCATGGATCGAGACTACCCAATCTTCCCCAGCAAAGTGAAAAAAGCAGACCATTTTTAGAAAGCATACAGAGCAGTCATCAGCTAGAAAATAAGGAACTGCACAGTCCTGCAGAGTGGACTGAGAAAGAATCTGttccagttttgaaaacaaatcatgAGCAAGACTACAACAGGACTGCATTAAAACAGACACAGTTCAGAGTGAAAG ATCAAAATGGATCCAGTGGATCTCTCTTCACACCAAGTCATTCAAATTCTGCAGATCGAGGGACTGGAAAGAGCTATATGCTGTTACAGAAATCCCAGCAAAACCACCATAGCAAAGATCAAGAAGAGCATAATACTCCGAAGAGGAATGACAAAGCCAAGGGAAATGCTCTTACTCTTCACATAAACCACAGTGATGAACAACGCCAGACTAACCAACCACACCAAAATCGCATGAAATACCAAAAAG AACTAAACACCAAACTCCTAGTTacaaacatggaaaataatgaCCGCAAAAAAGATACCAAACTAAAAAGAGACAGAACACGGGATTCTGGAAATCTTGAAATATTAGAAGACCAAACCACAGAATATATACACAGAAACCAAAG TTTGCTGCAGTACAGAACTAGCAAGTCTGTAACTGGTCCTGGTGAAAAACTGGATAATCAG GTAGATCAGAACAAGCAAAACAATTCTACTTGTCCAAAAGAATATATTTCACCTCCTGGTCCACCTTTTCTGTCACTTTCTGTAAACCCAGCTCAGGTTCCTGCATTTCAGGCAGAAA TATCCAGATGCTtgataaatataattataatatctTTAGAAAACAAGATGGTAGAACAATTGgaacaaatgaagaaagacagaaggcacatggaaaaaaatagagaagaacTTGTCAAAAAAGCGAAAGGGCTACTGGAACAAAATAAGCTGAGGAGATACCATg TTCGTgaggaatggaaaaagaaatactttgaaacTAAGAAGGCTACTGCTTCACTGGAGGATGTTTTAAACAAACTGCAACAAGATTTGGAGTTTTACCACCAGAAATTACTCTTGCAATTAGAAGCCAGAGATAGCCGAAAACAACTGAACAGTAAGACAAACTTGAAG AATAACAAAATCATCCAGATTACTAGAGTGCAGCATGAACTCGATCAACTGAGGAGGAAGCTGGATGATACAAAAATGAAGCTCATAATAGAAATTAAG
- the RPF1 gene encoding ribosome production factor 1 → MAAGGQAPGGGNMAVGGAGPERGAEPPAPERVLFPPTFSVSEIKNKQRRHFMFVRWKQQQRKEKLALRKKRRKEREALGDKAPPKAVPKTIENQRVYDETTVDPNDEEVAFDEATDEFAPYFNRQTVPKILITTSDRPRGRTVRFCEQLSTVIPNSHVYYRRGLALKRIIPQCIARDFTDLIVINEDRKIPNGLVLSHLPDGPTAHFKMSSVRLRKEIKRKGKQPTEHVPEVILNNFTTRLGHSVGRMFASLFPHDPQFIGRQVATFHNQRDYIFFRFHRYIFKSEKKVGIQELGPRFTLKLRSLQKGTFDSKFGEYEWVHKRREMDTSRRKFHL, encoded by the exons ATGGCGGCCGGCGGGCAGGCGCCGGGTGGCGGTAACATGGCGGTCGGCGGGGCAGGCCCCGAGCGCGGTGCAGAGCCGCCGGCCCCGGAGCGAGTCCTCTTCCCGCCGACGTTCAGCGTGTCCGAGATCAAGAACAAGCAGCGGCGGCACTTCATGTTCGTCcgctggaagcagcagcagaggaag GAGAAGCTGGCCCTCAGGAAGAAGCGGAGGAAGGAGCGAGAAGCCCTCGGAGACAAG GCACCTCCAAAAGCCGTTCCGAAGACTATTGAAAATCAGAGAGTTTATGATGAGACAACTGTAGATCCCAATGATGAAGAG GTTGCATTTGATGAAGCGACTGATGAATTTGCACCATACTTCAACAGACAGACAGTTCCTAAGATTCTTATTACAACGTCAGACAGACCTCGTGGG AGGACAGTGAGGTTCTGTGAACAGTTGTCTACGGTTATACCTAATTCGCATGTCTACTATCGAAGAGGATTAGCTTTGAAAAGGATTATTCCACAATGTATTGCGAGGGACTTCACAGATTTAATCGTCATTAATGAAGATCGTAAAATACCAA ACGGTCTTGTTTTAAGTCACTTGCCTGATGGTCCTActgctcattttaaaatgagtagCGTCCGCTTGCGTAAAGAAATAAAG CGAAAAGGGAAGCAGCCTACAGAACATGTACCTGAAGTCATCTTGAATAATTTTACAACACGACTTGGCCATTCTGTTGGTCGCAtgtttgcttctcttttcccaCATGATCCTCAGTTCATCGGAAGACAAGTAGCGACATTTCACAACCAGCGAGACTACATCTTTTTCAGATTCCACAG GTATATCTTCAAGAGTGAAAAGAAAGTGGGAATTCAAGAACTTGGGCCACGTTTTACATTAAAGTTGAGGTCCCTTCAAAAAGGAACCTTTGATTCCAAATTTGGAGAATATGAATGGGTTCATAAG cGTCGAGAAATGGACACAAGTAGAAGAAAATTTCACTTATAA
- the SPATA1 gene encoding spermatogenesis-associated protein 1 isoform X2 produces the protein MSFSQMRPQTSQLVELHVFYVPEEVWNFKLNTVPVALTSKFISAGFIRVSPHITLRVLREKLGEYLGGVAVADKFKFLKCIGKKLAVVKAKQETELELKSFAPPYALYPELYLLPGVEYFEDVYPLSSSTKQRCHFNAEANRYGHGSRLPNLPQQSEKSRPFLESIQSSHQLENKELHSPAEWTEKESVPVLKTNHEQDYNRTALKQTQFRVKDQNGSSGSLFTPSHSNSADRGTGKSYMLLQKSQQNHHSKDQEEHNTPKRNDKAKGNALTLHINHSDEQRQTNQPHQNRMKYQKELNTKLLVTNMENNDRKKDTKLKRDRTRDSGNLEILEDQTTEYIHRNQSLLQYRTSKSVTGPGEKLDNQVDQNKQNNSTCPKEYISPPGPPFLSLSVNPAQVPAFQAEKNKMVEQLEQMKKDRRHMEKNREELVKKAKGLLEQNKLRRYHVREEWKKKYFETKKATASLEDVLNKLQQDLEFYHQKLLLQLEARDSRKQLNSKTNLKNNKIIQITRVQHELDQLRRKLDDTKMKLIIEIKMRKQAASDLRALRAELTQKKIHSALILQSGKSGI, from the exons ATGTCATTCAGTCAAATGAGACCTCAGACATCCCAG CTGGTGGAGCTCCATGTTTTTTATGTCCCAGAGGAAGTGTGGAACTTCAAGCTGAATACAGTTCCTGTGGCTCTTACTAGCAAGTTCATCTCAGCTGGATTTATAAG GGTGTCTCCTCACATCACATTAAGAGTGCTACGAGAGAAGCTTGGAGAATACCTGGGTGGAGTTGCAGTTGCAGATAAATTCAAATTTCTAAAATGCATTGGGAAAAAACTAGCAGTG gtaaaagcaaagcaagaaacaGAACTAGAACTGAAGTCATTTGCTCCCccttat GCACTGTATCCTGAATTATATTTATTACCTGGAGTGGAATACTTTGAAGATGTTTATCCGTTATCATCATCAACTAAACAAAGATGCCACTTTAATGCGGAAGCTAATAGGTATGGTCATGGATCGAGACTACCCAATCTTCCCCAGCAAAGTGAAAAAAGCAGACCATTTTTAGAAAGCATACAGAGCAGTCATCAGCTAGAAAATAAGGAACTGCACAGTCCTGCAGAGTGGACTGAGAAAGAATCTGttccagttttgaaaacaaatcatgAGCAAGACTACAACAGGACTGCATTAAAACAGACACAGTTCAGAGTGAAAG ATCAAAATGGATCCAGTGGATCTCTCTTCACACCAAGTCATTCAAATTCTGCAGATCGAGGGACTGGAAAGAGCTATATGCTGTTACAGAAATCCCAGCAAAACCACCATAGCAAAGATCAAGAAGAGCATAATACTCCGAAGAGGAATGACAAAGCCAAGGGAAATGCTCTTACTCTTCACATAAACCACAGTGATGAACAACGCCAGACTAACCAACCACACCAAAATCGCATGAAATACCAAAAAG AACTAAACACCAAACTCCTAGTTacaaacatggaaaataatgaCCGCAAAAAAGATACCAAACTAAAAAGAGACAGAACACGGGATTCTGGAAATCTTGAAATATTAGAAGACCAAACCACAGAATATATACACAGAAACCAAAG TTTGCTGCAGTACAGAACTAGCAAGTCTGTAACTGGTCCTGGTGAAAAACTGGATAATCAG GTAGATCAGAACAAGCAAAACAATTCTACTTGTCCAAAAGAATATATTTCACCTCCTGGTCCACCTTTTCTGTCACTTTCTGTAAACCCAGCTCAGGTTCCTGCATTTCAGGCAGAAA AAAACAAGATGGTAGAACAATTGgaacaaatgaagaaagacagaaggcacatggaaaaaaatagagaagaacTTGTCAAAAAAGCGAAAGGGCTACTGGAACAAAATAAGCTGAGGAGATACCATg TTCGTgaggaatggaaaaagaaatactttgaaacTAAGAAGGCTACTGCTTCACTGGAGGATGTTTTAAACAAACTGCAACAAGATTTGGAGTTTTACCACCAGAAATTACTCTTGCAATTAGAAGCCAGAGATAGCCGAAAACAACTGAACAGTAAGACAAACTTGAAG AATAACAAAATCATCCAGATTACTAGAGTGCAGCATGAACTCGATCAACTGAGGAGGAAGCTGGATGATACAAAAATGAAGCTCATAATAGAAATTAAG
- the GNG5 gene encoding guanine nucleotide-binding protein G(I)/G(S)/G(O) subunit gamma-5: MSGSSNVAAMKKVVQQLRLEASVTRVKVSQAAADLKQFCLQNAQHDPLLTGVSSSTNPFRPQKVCSFL; the protein is encoded by the exons ATGTCGGGCTCCTCCAACGTGGCGGCCATGAAGAAGGTGGTGCAGCAGCTGCGCCTGGAGGCCAGCGTCACGCGCGTCAAG GTTTCTCAGGCCGCAGCGGACTTGAAGCAGTTCTGCCTGCAGAATGCACAACATGATCCCCTACTGACAGGAGTGTCATCAAGTACAAATCCATTCAGACCCCAGAaagtttgttcatttttgtaa